From one Acidobacteriota bacterium genomic stretch:
- the aroA gene encoding 3-phosphoshikimate 1-carboxyvinyltransferase, whose product MAVVRKGRGFKGEIKIPGDKSISHRALLIASLASGRTEIENLLPAKDCLATVSCLRKMGVEIEMSGGRVKVEGKGLFGFEEPREVLDAENSGTTARLLLGILVGQGFFSVLTGDSSLRKRPMGRVVDPLRRMGAQIDGREGGDKLPLGIRGGDLKGVRYRLLLPSAQVKSALILAGLLSDGMTEIEEPIPSRDHTERMLKYFGADIERRNEVISVLGERGFSAQRVVVPGDFSSASFFITAALLVEGSEIVLPDVGVNPTRIGFLKVVERMGARIALSEERTVSGEPVATISVSTSPLRGVKIEKEEVPTLIDEIPLVALLATQAKGRTVISGASELRVKESDRLSALVFNLRRMGVELEEREDGLIVEGPQRLNGGSVRSFGDHRIAMTLAIGGLIAEGETEIEGFECYKISFPNFYSLLKGWEDG is encoded by the coding sequence ATGGCTGTTGTTAGGAAGGGAAGGGGCTTCAAAGGCGAGATTAAGATCCCAGGGGATAAGTCCATCTCCCATCGGGCTCTTCTCATCGCCTCGCTCGCCTCGGGAAGGACGGAGATTGAAAACCTCCTCCCCGCTAAAGATTGCCTCGCTACCGTCTCCTGTCTGAGGAAGATGGGCGTTGAGATCGAAATGAGCGGAGGCAGGGTAAAGGTGGAGGGAAAAGGACTCTTTGGCTTTGAGGAGCCAAGGGAGGTCCTCGATGCGGAGAACTCGGGGACCACTGCCCGTCTTTTATTGGGCATACTCGTGGGCCAAGGTTTTTTCTCCGTGCTCACCGGAGATTCCTCCCTCAGAAAAAGACCGATGGGGAGAGTGGTCGACCCCTTAAGAAGGATGGGGGCTCAGATTGACGGAAGGGAGGGTGGGGATAAACTCCCTTTGGGGATTAGAGGAGGAGACTTGAAGGGGGTAAGATATAGACTTCTCCTTCCCAGTGCTCAGGTAAAATCCGCTTTGATCCTGGCAGGGCTTTTAAGTGATGGAATGACCGAGATCGAAGAGCCGATCCCTTCCCGTGACCATACGGAGAGGATGCTTAAATACTTTGGGGCAGATATTGAGAGAAGGAACGAGGTGATCTCCGTCTTGGGGGAAAGGGGTTTTTCCGCTCAGAGGGTAGTTGTTCCCGGTGATTTTTCGTCCGCCTCCTTCTTTATTACCGCAGCCCTCCTGGTTGAGGGTTCCGAGATTGTCCTTCCTGATGTCGGGGTCAACCCTACCAGGATCGGCTTTCTCAAGGTGGTGGAGAGGATGGGAGCCAGGATAGCCCTGAGCGAAGAGAGGACCGTTTCCGGTGAGCCTGTTGCCACCATTTCTGTCTCAACAAGTCCCCTCCGGGGAGTGAAGATAGAAAAAGAGGAGGTCCCCACTCTGATAGATGAGATCCCCCTGGTTGCTCTTTTGGCGACGCAGGCTAAGGGGAGGACGGTGATTTCCGGGGCTTCTGAACTGAGGGTTAAGGAAAGCGATAGGCTTAGTGCCCTTGTCTTTAATTTGAGGAGAATGGGGGTGGAGTTGGAGGAGAGGGAGGATGGGCTTATCGTCGAAGGACCTCAGAGGCTCAACGGTGGTTCTGTTCGGAGCTTTGGCGATCACCGGATAGCTATGACCTTAGCTATCGGAGGGTTAATCGCCGAGGGTGAAACGGAGATCGAGGGGTTTGAATGTTATAAGATCTCCTTCCCCAATTTTTACTCCCTCTTAAAGGGATGGGAAGATGGCTGA